CTGGCGCTGTATGCCAGCGACTCCTCGACCGTCAGTAGCGGGAAGAGCGCATCGTCTTGCGTGACGTAGCCGGATACCCTTCGAAAGCGGGACACGTCCATGGGTCGTCCATCGACGAGTATGTCGCCGGAGACTTGGCTCGGGTGTATCACGCCGGCAAGAACGGAGAGCAGCGTGGTCTTTCCAGCTCCGCTCGGGCCGACGATCGCCAGGAGCTCACCGGGAAGGGCCTCACAGCACACGTTCTTCAGAATAGACCTGCAGGTGCTGGGAAAGCCGCAGCAACGCAGGTGAACGTTCCGTGTGGCGGTCGAGAGGTCGTAGGACAACGACTTGGTTTCGATGCGGTATCGGGGTCTCCGGCTGCCAAGATTCAGCGTTTGCAGCTCCATGGAGGAGTGAGGAGAAGCACCGAGTGTCAAGAGGCAAAGAGGAGAGTAGAAGAAAATGAGAAGGGCAGGGCAAGAGGTTGAGCTAACGCACCAAACCTCACCGCTATAGCTTTTCTCGAGCACAATAGTGCTTCCTGGATGGCGGACGCCTCCTTTACCGGAACAGCGTGCGAGCCCTGCGGAGGGTCGGTGCTTTTTTGACACGGTTTATAGCGCTGCGTCTTTACCGTGGGTTTGCTCAAACAAAAAGTTGCACCGACCGCAACATTGTGTTTGGCGAAACAAATTAATTGGAGTACGTTGCAACCATTGTTCGGGCGAGCGACAAGCTTGACCGATCACAGCGCGGAGTTGGTGGAGTTTGCTTAGGCCGCACCGTTCTCCGTGTAACGATCGCCAGAAAACAAAATGGGACAGAAGGTTTAGACCAGAAGCCGTTGCAAGGGAGTTAATATGGCCCGGCGGATCGCAGACGAACGGCATGTGATGCGGACCATCATCTTCATCCGACGCTGACACGGAAGCTAAACTTTGGTGAACCACTCACTgtccttttctttgttttttgtctttaaataaaaataattttattatattaaatagttTATATGATGGTTGATTTGAAACTAATTTATGCAACAAATGCACTCTCAACGGAGACAACCACacagctctttttttttttctttttttttttcttttcgtggAGCAGTTTTTAGGAGACAACCAAATCGAGTCGGATTGTATTAATTTAACTATATCTAATTAAtacttaatataaaaatatttatatgtgaaAACGTAATAAAGAGGATTAAGAGAATAATCTCACACTAATAAATATCGAAAAAGTCCGGATGACtgagatcaaaaaaaaaaaaaaaaatttataaacctACGGTACAAACCATAGAAGCATGAACAGAAAATGGGCCAACAAATTTGGCAGTTATTTGTGGGAGATTTAGAAACAAAACCAAATGAGATGGATTTTATCACTTTGTGTCTGTATCAAAaggaattttttaataaaaagaaaaaaggaaaaacatcAATCATTTGATTGTGAAACAAGAAATCGAATGAGTATAATGCCATGGGACTAATACTCACAGGTATACCAAAATCCGTGGACCCGAAGACTGCTACAACAAGACAACTTATCAAAACTAATACGAAACCTTCTTCTGCGGAAGGGGATATCTTATGGGGACACGTTTGAAAATACCATCTTCCtcccaaaaaaaatattgaacGGAGGGTTAAATTACAGAGATGCGTGGATGTTATGATCGACTAATGTTTCCAGTGCAAGTGAATGTAGCAATCCCTTTGCTTCGtactcttctttcttgtttatgtaCGTTCTGTACTTTTTTTTAATTAGCTACATTGATTCTTTTGGGTTGAGCTCCTAAATTTAAATATGATCCATTTCATGTCCAGAAAATAATTAAGTGGCAATCCTGAAGGAGCACTACACGATGAAAAGATCTATGAAATGATGGAGGGGGTTGTTCCCATGAGGAGGGAAGCAAAGAGAAGAACATTCCAAGTATCGGGTAATCCTGGAAGGCACCAATGGCTGCAGTCGGCATATCTCGCGGGTTCCTTCCTCTGCTCCGCCGTTAGCAGCTTCCCTTGCCTGGATGTGTAAATGGATGTGTGCGCATCTCGCCGGTACTCCGACAGCCGTGTGATGTTCAGATACGTCACCGGGGTTCTCATCTTCCTGATGGTCGTCTCCGCAAGCGACACCATGGATCTCGGAAACTGCTGCAGATAAGTGTCGTTGGTGATGGGGTGGGTCTGGTTGTAGCACCAGTGTAAGTTTTCCCTGCATGTATACGCACCAGAAATGCAATTATGACACCAAGTTGCAAGTCCTACAGGAGCTGGCTGTTCCTGAAGCTTTGTGGAGGCTGGCTACAGGAGCTAGCAGTTCAGAATATGGCTTAGTAAAGTTTAACTATGTTGTTGTTTGGAGGTGCTTCCATGGCAAGGCATGACATGATTGATTCTACAGACGCTCCATGAGAACATGCTTGCCATCCTGTATGCAACAGATTGGGAAGGAGAGAGTAGTCGGCCATAATATAGACAGACTTGTAGGTCTTTGGATTTCTCAACCGTTGCATTGTGTTGGCAACCATGGAAGCTGAACTcttttatatatacaaatatatatacatatatatatatacatatacatatatatatatatatatgtatatatatatccggTAAGTATGACCGGGTTGAATTTACGCGTGTTACTGTACGAAGGCAACACATTTGATGACACTCTCACCTTTCTTTGTAAAAGGACGCTGATTGATCGTAGTGGGACCCAGAAAAATTTCTGAGATAGACTCGGTCAAACCAAAGAAGAACTCAGCATTCTGGGCACAAGAGTTGTGGGTCCGATGTACGCACCTCTTGTGTTCGGGCGAGATGCTCCTGAAGAAGACGGCGGTCCTGCCCGGGTCCACGTTTCGGTCGACCCACTGCGCCCAAGTCCGGAGTGCCCTTTGGAACGCCTCCTCCGCTTCCATGTCCTCCATCAACCCTTCGCTGCGCTCGAAGTAGTTCCACCTGTAGCATGCAGCATGCACATCCGTTGTTATGCACCTAAACAAAGCTCGTACCGTCATGTGCGTGTGAGAGAGAACGAGATAGGGTGGTGTGTACACTACTCACGCCCTCATCTTGCCGCGGTGCGTCCACCAGTGGCCGGTGTTGAACACCATGACGTCGGCACCCAGCCATCGGCGTTCTTCTGCCGGGAGCTTGTCGAGCCTTAGGATCTTGGCATGGTCTTCCCTTTCCTTCAGCTCTACCAGGAAGGGGCTCCAAAAGAACTCCACCGAGCAATCATAATCCTTGAGGGAAAAGACAGGAAAATAGTTACGAGACAAGGCTTGACACAGATTGTTAACCTAAACTTTGACATTAGGCATTGGACGAATCATTACTCGATTAGTTAATCTGCAGTAATCGATTAGAGAGTTTGAGACAAACTAAGTAGAGAAAACTTGAAGGTTTTCAAGTATCAGCGCTACCTCAGCCACAAGTATTGATTGAATGAATATGGATCAGACGTGGATTGGCATATTAATAGTACCCAAAGTAAAAGCTTGGAAGGGGATTCGATTATCTAAATTGTTAGCGGATTTTAGAACCGATAAGATCAAGTTTatgaatacatacatatataccatCATCATCGTCGTGATACTTGATCAAACTAAAGGCGATTCATATCAACGTCTCACGAGGGCTGGGCTGGTGGGACTGGTGACCTAACAAGTACTCTCTCGCCTAGCGTGTCGAGAGTCAATTGGAGACAGATTAAGGGTGTGCAAAGTCAAGACAGATTGAGCCACTCGTACAGCATTTTGCTTCGACGAAGTACACCAAATCCGAACCTACCACGCCACGTGTTAAATTCAATCGATTCGGGCGTCGATGAACTTACTTCCGGTACATCAAGTGCACACCAGCTTGTCAGCTACTTAGTGCTGTGTTCTAAGGTGTTAGCAAATTAGGTGCATCATGCACGACCTTCCTTTCTTCTAAATAAAATGTTTGCTGTTCCACTTTTTTCAAACACTTTCAAGTCATCGACTAAAAACTTGTCCTAATAATATTCTTCCATGATATAAATACTTGCAAGTCATCTAAAAACTTTTCCAAGTGCAATTCTTCACATCCAACCAAAGCATATATTTCAGAATGATTCAGTGAAGGAACTCAGCTTTTCTTTCTACTTTGGCTTTGGGTGCAGTgcacatttattattattattattgttgttgttgttgttgttgttggggtGAAATGTAGGACCTCATCACAAGTACTATTCTATTAGATCCATCGTTAAGCAAGTGAACAGTTTATACAAGTGTACGGGTAAATTGATACTGATCGAGCAAGCAGAGTAAGTACGGCAACGTACCAGGGCTCGGAACACCTTGTAATCTGAGCCGTGCAACTTGACGTCGGTGCGCCGGACAGAGGAGTAGAGCATGCAGGCGAGCGACTCCCACATGTTCCTGTTGAGGGAGTCACCGACGATCACCACTCGCTTCCCTCTCCACCTCTCCAGCATCTCGCTCCCATTAAACCTTCATTGCAAGAATTTTCAGAATCGCAGAACGCAGCAGATGAGCCAGAAGCAATTGAACCGAGCAGATTCCGTGTAGCAGTTGATGATGGCATGAGAGCTGCTGACCTCGGAAGGTCGCAGCCATTAGGCTGCCACCGCCAGTGCTCGTAGTCGGAGTCGGGCCTGCCGTTCCTCTGGCAGCTTACTTGGTCGGTGAGAAAGGGGCACCATTGCGACCGGTAAAGAGGGTACCTCTTCCGGTCGTACACCCACCTGCCGTCGAACACGTCgcacttcttcttctccttcaccAAGTTTCCCTCTTCGGTGGCGCGAGCTGCCGGTGTCGTCGCTTCGGCTGTAAGGATTTCTTTGGTTGTGATAATTTGTGAGGAGTAGGAAGAAGTATTTGCATCGACATCATTAGACTGCTTAGGTGGAAGCGCCATGATCGGAGACCCCGAGGAATTCGTGACATGCACCAGGCTAGAATCCGGAGACGGAAGCTCTGCTTTGTCGGATGGTGAGAAGGCCATCCCTGCTACCGCGCTGGGCTGTGGAGACGCATCCGCCTCGGTGGTTGCCCGTGGGGACATGGCCGCGATGACCGATGGAGGAGTAGGCGTCGGCTCCAACTCTTGCACAAAAGCTTCACAAGGCACGGGGGCAGTGCTGACAGGTGGAACCTCTACATAAGTCTCTGCTGATGCTTCTGCAAGCGAAGGCACGGTGGAGGGCTTTTTGCTTACATGAGCAGTGCCGTCGAGGTCAGGAAAAGATGCGATGGTCGTGCTCGGGCGGTACACTTTCTGAAGGCGGTAGGAGATGAGGAGATAGCCGAGGAAGCAGCCCAGGGTGCAGAGCAGCCACTTGCGGTTGACGAGGGGAGGTGGAAGGGACTCCATGCGAGCACGATACCCCCTCCGGAAGCTGGAGTCAATGCTTAGGAGAGAAAGCACTTGTCGTTTTGGTTGGGGGATTGGTTAGTGCATGTTGGACTTTTTGTCCTGTTTTTAAACAGTTTGATCCTTTCTTCTGAGGACGCCATGACGGAACTTCACATCTCAATCCTTTTTAGGTCTTGAAGTCTCCTGATCTGGCTCCAGAATGGGTCGGATTGTGGCAGCCTTGGCACAGACGAGCTGGTTGTGCATCCTCTGCGGCCGTATGCGTTTTGTAGGGTTGTCaggagaggggagaaatggagagaGTAAGGGTTTTGGTGCACCCAAACCGTTCTTTTCCGGCTGTCTTGGGGAGTAAAGTTGCAGAGGAGTTGGTGTGGAAGCAGACTAGTTGATGGGACGGACTAGAAAAGGCAAGACGGACAACTATTTATTGCTTCTTTAATTACTATATTTccgtttattaattaatttatttatatatttgttttgATTTCCAACACtcgtatatttatttttatatttttccctTGATTTAAAAATTGGGTTAAATGGATTTGGAAACATATCGATGAAGGGAAGTACCAAATATGGTCATCATGTATACCTTAATTTCTTCTTTCCTAAtaccatatttatattttatttaatggaATATTTGCAATTTTGTTCTTTTCATGTATGTCGCAATAAGTTTACCTGTAAG
Above is a genomic segment from Musa acuminata AAA Group cultivar baxijiao chromosome BXJ3-4, Cavendish_Baxijiao_AAA, whole genome shotgun sequence containing:
- the LOC135581790 gene encoding protein trichome birefringence-like 42 isoform X2 → MSPRATTEADASPQPSAVAGMAFSPSDKAELPSPDSSLVHVTNSSGSPIMALPPKQSNDVDANTSSYSSQIITTKEILTAEATTPAARATEEGNLVKEKKKCDVFDGRWVYDRKRYPLYRSQWCPFLTDQVSCQRNGRPDSDYEHWRWQPNGCDLPRFNGSEMLERWRGKRVVIVGDSLNRNMWESLACMLYSSVRRTDVKLHGSDYKVFRALDYDCSVEFFWSPFLVELKEREDHAKILRLDKLPAEERRWLGADVMVFNTGHWWTHRGKMRAWNYFERSEGLMEDMEAEEAFQRALRTWAQWVDRNVDPGRTAVFFRSISPEHKRENLHWCYNQTHPITNDTYLQQFPRSMVSLAETTIRKMRTPVTYLNITRLSEYRRDAHTSIYTSRQGKLLTAEQRKEPARYADCSHWCLPGLPDTWNVLLFASLLMGTTPSIIS
- the LOC135581790 gene encoding protein trichome birefringence-like 42 isoform X1 encodes the protein MESLPPPLVNRKWLLCTLGCFLGYLLISYRLQKVYRPSTTIASFPDLDGTAHVSKKPSTVPSLAEASAETYVEVPPVSTAPVPCEAFVQELEPTPTPPSVIAAMSPRATTEADASPQPSAVAGMAFSPSDKAELPSPDSSLVHVTNSSGSPIMALPPKQSNDVDANTSSYSSQIITTKEILTAEATTPAARATEEGNLVKEKKKCDVFDGRWVYDRKRYPLYRSQWCPFLTDQVSCQRNGRPDSDYEHWRWQPNGCDLPRFNGSEMLERWRGKRVVIVGDSLNRNMWESLACMLYSSVRRTDVKLHGSDYKVFRALDYDCSVEFFWSPFLVELKEREDHAKILRLDKLPAEERRWLGADVMVFNTGHWWTHRGKMRAWNYFERSEGLMEDMEAEEAFQRALRTWAQWVDRNVDPGRTAVFFRSISPEHKRENLHWCYNQTHPITNDTYLQQFPRSMVSLAETTIRKMRTPVTYLNITRLSEYRRDAHTSIYTSRQGKLLTAEQRKEPARYADCSHWCLPGLPDTWNVLLFASLLMGTTPSIIS